Proteins encoded by one window of Lathyrus oleraceus cultivar Zhongwan6 chromosome 1, CAAS_Psat_ZW6_1.0, whole genome shotgun sequence:
- the LOC127122287 gene encoding cullin-3B codes for MKKRPFTIEAYKHRMVADPNYAEKTWKILEHAIHEIYNHNASGLSFEELYRNAYNMVLHKFGDKLYSGLVTTVTSHLRQISQSIESAQGEVFLDELNRKWIDHNEALQMIRDILMYMDRTFVPSKNKTHVHELGLNLWRDVVIHSSKTRARLLDTLLDLVHRERNGEVINRGLMRNLTNMLMDLGLSVYQKDFEKPFLEISANFYCRESQKFIESCDCGDYLRKAERRLNEEMERVSHYLDPRSESEITKVVEKEMIENHMQTLVRMENSGLVNMLMDDKYEDLGRMYNLFRRVPSGLTTVKDVMTSFIRETGKQLVMDPERLKDPVDFVQRLLDLKDKYDKVITMAFNNDKTFQNALNSAFEYFINLNARSPEFISLFVDDKLRRGLKGVGEEDVEIVLDKVMMLFRYLQEKDVFEKYYKQHLAKRLLSGKTISDEAERSLIVKLKTECGYQFTSKLEGMFTDMKTSYDMMQGFLAFHGAELGDSPTLSVQVLTTGSWPTQSSPQCNLPSEILGICEKFRAYYLGAHSGRRLSWQANMGNADLKATFGNGRKHELNVSTYQMCVLMLFNNADRLTCKEIEQATAIPMSDLKRCLQSLALVKGKNVLRKEPMSKDIGEDDAFFFNDKFTSKLFKVKIGTVVAQKESEPENIETRQRVEEDRKPQIEAAIVRVMKSRRVLDHNNVITEVTKQLQARFYPNPVVIKKRIESLIEREFLERDKVDRKMYRYLA; via the coding sequence GAATGCTTATAATATGGTGCTTCATAAATTTGGAGATAAACTCTACTCCGGACTTGTGACGACCGTGACTTCTCATCTTAGACAAATTTCCCAATCAATTGAATCTGCTCAAGGAGAAGTTTTCTTGGATGAGCTCAACAGGAAGTGGATAGACCATAACGAGGCATTGCAAATGATCCGAGACATACTGATGTACATGGATCGAACATTCGTACCAAGCAAAAACAAAACCCATGTTCATGAGCTTGGTTTGAATCTCTGGAGAGATGTTGTGATCCATTCCAGCAAAACTCGGGCTAGGCTTCTAGATACACTTCTTGACCTCGTGCATAGAGAAAGAAATGGTGAAGTAATTAACAGAGGCTTGATGAGGAACTTAACAAATATGCTAATGGATTTGGGTTTGTCTGTTTACCAGAAGGATTTTGAGAAGCCTTTTCTTGAAATTTCTGCAAATTTTTATTGTCGCGAGTCCCAGAAATTCATTGAATCATGTGATTGTGGGGATTATTTGAGGAAAGCTGAAAGGCGTTTAAATGAAGAAATGGAGAGAGTGTCTCACTACCTGGATCCTAGAAGTGAGTCAGAGATAACTAAAGTGGTGGAGAAAGAGATGATTGAAAATCATATGCAAACTCTTGTTCGTATGGAGAACTCGGGCCTAGTTAATATGCTCATGGATGACAAATATGAGGACTTGGGAAGAATGTATAACTTGTTTCGCAGGGTGCCTTCTGGGCTCACAACTGTTAAAGATGTCATGACTTCTTTTATACGGGAAACAGGTAAGCAGCTAGTTATGGATCCTGAAAGGTTAAAAGATCCTGTGGATTTTGTGCAACGTCTTTTGGATTTGAAGGATAAGTATGACAAGGTTATCACAATGGCATTTAACAACGACAAGACGTTTCAGAATGCCTTGAATTCTGCATTTGAATATTTCATCAATTTGAATGCCCGGTCTCCAGAGTTCATTTCTTTGTTTGTAGATGACAAACTTCGTAGAGGGTTGAAAGGGGTTGGTGAGGAGGATGTGGAAATTGTACTAGACAAAGTCATGATGCTTTTCCGGTACCTCCAAGAGAAAGATGTGTTTGAGAAGTATTATAAGCAACACTTAGCAAAAAGGCTTCTTTCTGGGAAGACTATATCCGATGAGGCCGAAAGAAGTCTGATTGTTAAGCTCAAAACAGAATGTGGATATCAATTCACTTCTAAGTTAGAGGGAATGTTTACAGACATGAAGACTTCTTACGATATGATGCAAGGTTTTCTTGCATTCCATGGTGCTGAGTTGGGAGATAGCCCTACATTATCTGTCCAGGTCCTTACAACTGGTTCGTGGCCAACTCAATCTAGTCCTCAATGTAATCTTCCATCTGAAATCCTGGGTATATGTGAGAAGTTTCGTGCTTATTATCTCGGCGCTCACAGTGGTAGGAGATTGTCCTGGCAAGCTAATATGGGGAATGCTGATTTAAAGGCTACATTTGGTAATGGCCGAAAGCATGAGCTGAATGTTTCCACATACCAGATGTGTGTACTCATGCTTTTCAACAATGCCGATCGGTTGACTTGTAAGGAGATAGAGCAGGCTACAGCAATACCCATGTCAGACTTGAAGAGGTGCCTTCAGTCTTTGGCCTTAGTCAAAGGGAAAAATGTTCTCCGGAAAGAGCCAATGAGCAAGGACATAGGTGAGGATGATGCATTCTTTTTCAACGACAAATTCACTAGCAAGCTTTTCAAGGTAAAGATAGGGACTGTTGTTGCACAGAAGGAGTCAGAACCAGAAAATATAGAAACTCGGCAAAGAGTGGAGGAAGATAGGAAGCCTCAGATTGAGGCAGCAATTGTGAGGGTTATGAAATCTAGGCGGGTTCTAGATCATAATAATGTCATCACCGAGGTCACAAAGCAGCTGCAGGCGCGATTTTATCCAAATCCCGTTGTTATTAAAAAGCGGATTGAATCCCTCATTGAGCGTGAATTCTTAGAGAGAGATAAAGTCGACAGAAAAATGTACCGCTATCTTGCTTGA